A window of the Sporosarcina sp. FSL K6-2383 genome harbors these coding sequences:
- a CDS encoding class I SAM-dependent methyltransferase — protein sequence MKTTNYSRIAEKYDNNQYRVDELRFDYDLKNHIEKNAKTEYNVLDLSCGTGLYLEKQINYFDGININWYGLDLSDQMLKKANEKVKNVEFTNANVEGMSYDSEIFDFISNNYAFHHYSNKQQALNEIYRVLQIGGVYKLHNIVIHDMPKWWVYHYFPTAYYEDLKRFWDKEVIFNELSTRGLEVNLKVEYRMENVRVSDYIDYAENRDISVLTLISDKDYEEGLERMKYDVKNNPDKTIVNDFAEMFCTAKKK from the coding sequence ATGAAAACAACCAATTATTCAAGAATAGCAGAAAAATACGATAATAATCAGTATAGAGTTGATGAATTAAGATTTGATTATGATTTAAAAAATCATATTGAGAAAAACGCGAAGACTGAATATAACGTATTAGATTTATCTTGTGGAACTGGTCTATATCTTGAAAAACAAATTAACTATTTTGACGGAATTAATATTAATTGGTATGGACTTGACTTGTCTGACCAAATGTTAAAGAAGGCTAATGAAAAAGTAAAAAATGTAGAGTTTACTAATGCAAATGTAGAGGGAATGTCGTATGATTCAGAGATTTTTGACTTTATTTCTAATAATTACGCGTTTCATCATTACAGCAACAAGCAACAGGCATTAAATGAGATATACCGTGTATTACAAATAGGTGGTGTCTATAAATTACATAATATAGTGATTCACGATATGCCTAAATGGTGGGTTTATCACTACTTTCCAACAGCATACTATGAAGATTTAAAAAGGTTTTGGGATAAAGAGGTTATTTTTAACGAGCTTTCAACAAGGGGGTTAGAAGTAAACTTAAAAGTCGAATATAGAATGGAAAATGTAAGGGTAAGTGACTATATAGATTATGCTGAAAACAGAGATATTTCTGTGCTAACTTTGATTAGCGATAAAGACTATGAAGAAGGGTTAGAAAGAATGAAATATGATGTGAAAAATAATCCTGATAAAACAATTGTAAATGATTTTGCAGAAATGTTTTGTACTGCTAAAAAAAAATAG
- a CDS encoding DUF4181 domain-containing protein codes for MYGMEPFFWTKLFLVLAIFVLLSFCFNVVMRKLLKVKKRKFFSYNHLNDKHKTIDLTVRVAAVVMMLIGFSIAIKIDPMERIWFLEPYFFVFIFIFASETVRAFMEWKYSSNKNDYIFTIAQMLFHAIFLLSMFTTNFWGLFG; via the coding sequence ATGTATGGCATGGAACCATTTTTTTGGACGAAGTTATTTCTTGTGCTAGCCATTTTTGTACTGTTGTCATTTTGTTTTAATGTTGTTATGAGAAAATTACTCAAAGTTAAGAAAAGGAAGTTCTTTTCTTATAACCACCTAAATGATAAACATAAAACGATCGATTTGACGGTTAGGGTTGCTGCTGTTGTCATGATGTTGATTGGATTTTCCATTGCCATCAAAATTGACCCTATGGAAAGAATTTGGTTTTTAGAGCCATACTTTTTTGTCTTTATTTTTATTTTTGCATCTGAAACAGTTAGAGCTTTTATGGAATGGAAATATTCATCAAATAAAAATGATTACATTTTCACAATTGCCCAAATGTTGTTCCACGCTATATTCTTACTTTCAATGTTTACAACTAACTTTTGGGGCTTGTTTGGATAG